The following proteins come from a genomic window of Dreissena polymorpha isolate Duluth1 chromosome 1, UMN_Dpol_1.0, whole genome shotgun sequence:
- the LOC127849813 gene encoding uncharacterized protein LOC127849813, with translation MPTSSQALILKKGVLKEDGVRPTSSGHRSGSQCSVPTGVRSGLHCAFRTPAHCSIVTVNNFGLGLVGGGTDMPDRDAVQALGRESVQLFKHQPLPRSYTRILAFNPDSKSFQWRTMGETGSSTEVDKVDSRPTSGRCRPYTAGPDRSSISAKQPVSPFQYRKLLALGFRPSSLLLDPDCVYDSTSHRACSMHAPRSRKECPQKPDAPSGTAERGAVDAHIDAATLSDIVCPDATVMRSDNIERIAPSLHMRSDTPPSRPNAAVFSFRNNENVSHSEVQYLIKKQLGVPIQSLQFDPLDIRSARPGVNSRWVVEFNTTTDMAKAIQSGLQVGTDRLVFYPHDDVTRRETAAYRNYMEVVNAHAEIAASAENAVRGKLKNAVSSGRCNSRP, from the coding sequence ATGCCGACATCGAGCCAGGCGCTCATACTTAAGAAAGGTGTACTGAAGGAGGATGGAGTGCGACCGACGTCGTCGGGACATCGGTCGGGATCTCAGTGCTCAGTGCCGACAGGTGTGAGATCGGGTCTCCACTGCGCCTTCCGTACGCCGGCCCACTGCAGCATCGTGACCGTCAACAACTTCGGTCTGGGGCTGGTGGGCGGGGGGACGGACATGCCGGACCGGGACGCTGTGCAGGCCCTTGGGCGCGAGTCTGTGCAGCTCTTCAAACATCAACCGCTACCAAGGAGTTACACCAGAATCCTCGCATTCAACCCGGACTCGAAATCCTTTCAGTGGCGTACGATGGGCGAGACTGGTTCCTCCACGGAAGTTGATAAAGTGGACAGCCGGCCCACTTCTGGCCGATGCCGGCCCTACACCGCCGGGCCAGACAGATCTTCCATCTCTGCAAAGCAGCCGGTCAGTCCTTTCCAGTACCGGAAGTTACTCGCTCTTGGTTTCCGGCCCAGTTCCCTCCTGTTGGACCCGGATTGCGTGTATGACTCCACCAGCCACCGCGCTTGTAGTATGCATGCGCCGCGATCCCGGAAGGAGTGCCCCCAGAAACCGGACGCACCTAGCGGGACCGCGGAACGTGGCGCTGTTGATGCACATATTGACGCGGCAACGCTGAGCGATATAGTTTGCCCGGACGCCACTgtcatgcgcagtgacaacattgaacggatcgccccaagtctgcacatgcgcagtgacacacCACCCAGTCGTCCGAACGCCGCAGTTTTTAGTTTCCGGAACAACGAAAACGTGTCCCACTCGGAGGTGCAGTACCTAATAAAGAAACAACTCGGCGTTCCCATACAAAGTCTCCAGTTCGATCCCCTCGATATCCGGTCGGCGCGACCCGGTGTCAACTCCCGCTGGGTGGTCGAATTTAATACTACAACGGATATGGCAAAAGCTATACAGTCGGGACTTCAAGTTGGCACGGACCGGCTGGTGTTTTATCCGCATGATGACGTCACTAGACGCGAAACTGCGGCATATAGAAACTACATGGAGGTTGTTAACGCCCACGCAGAGATAGCGGCGTCTGCTGAAAACGCAGTGCGCGGGAAACTTAAAAACGCAGTTTCCAGCGGTCGATGTAACTCAAGACCTTAA